From Coffea arabica cultivar ET-39 chromosome 10e, Coffea Arabica ET-39 HiFi, whole genome shotgun sequence, one genomic window encodes:
- the LOC113711798 gene encoding V-type proton ATPase subunit G: MMDAMRGQGGIQMLLTAEQEAQQIVSAAKNSKMAKLRLAKEEAEGEIGQYRANLEAEYQRNISEKSGNSDFTLKRLETETETKIRDLKDSASKVSADVVAMLIKYITTVKN; the protein is encoded by the exons ATGATGGATGCAATGAGAGGACAAGGAGGCATTCAGATGCTGCTAACTGCAGAACAAGAGGCTCAACAAATTGTTTCAGCTGCTAAAAATA GCAAAATGGCCAAGTTGAGACTGGCCAAAGAAGAAGCTGAAGGCGAAATAGGACAATATCGTGCGAATTTGGAAGCAGAGTACCAAAGGAACATATCTGAG AAAAGTGGGAACTCCGACTTCACATTGAAACGTCTTGAGACAGAAACTGAGACCAAAATTCGGGACTTGAAGGACTCTGCCTCAAAAGTATCGGCAGATGTTGTTGCAATGCTCATCAAGTACATTACAACTGTGAAAAATTGA